A genomic window from Erythrobacter sp. BLCC-B19 includes:
- a CDS encoding Coq4 family protein, with the protein MPVTDLPLVAPTRKVSGFRPLKVLHHFGKLVEDKEDTEQVFHIIEATKGRKSHRQAWNFIQSPEGRRFLEEGTSIPAMLDDHARWADCGPNTVAAHYIAFMKREGLSAAGLVAESHKWAPPESLPRDLTQWYFDRLRDTHDLFHVLTGYGRDALGEASLLGFTYEQNHNTGILFIAYAGARQIKKVSGTKAPLFAAIKEGRKLGRAAAKISHQDIAALMREDIDAARTRLGIGKPEVYRQCLAILQSEGTAREQLTLGGAQAA; encoded by the coding sequence GTGCCTGTCACCGATCTTCCGCTTGTCGCCCCGACCCGCAAGGTGTCGGGCTTCCGCCCGCTCAAGGTGCTCCACCACTTCGGCAAGCTGGTCGAGGACAAGGAGGACACCGAGCAGGTGTTCCATATCATTGAGGCGACCAAGGGCAGGAAGAGCCACCGTCAGGCATGGAACTTCATCCAGTCGCCTGAAGGTCGGCGCTTCCTCGAAGAGGGCACCAGCATCCCCGCGATGCTCGATGATCACGCCCGCTGGGCCGATTGCGGGCCGAACACGGTCGCGGCGCACTATATCGCCTTCATGAAGCGCGAGGGGCTTTCGGCGGCAGGGCTGGTGGCGGAAAGCCACAAGTGGGCGCCGCCCGAAAGCCTGCCGCGCGATCTGACCCAGTGGTATTTCGACCGGCTGCGCGACACGCATGACCTGTTTCACGTGCTGACCGGCTATGGCCGCGACGCGCTGGGTGAGGCGAGCCTCCTGGGCTTCACTTACGAGCAGAACCACAACACGGGCATCCTGTTCATCGCCTATGCCGGCGCGCGGCAGATCAAGAAGGTCAGCGGCACCAAAGCGCCGCTGTTCGCCGCGATCAAGGAAGGGCGCAAGTTGGGCCGGGCGGCCGCGAAAATCAGTCATCAGGATATTGCTGCACTGATGCGCGAAGATATCGATGCGGCGCGCACCCGGCTCGGCATCGGCAAGCCCGAGGTCTATCGCCAGTGTCTTGCGATCCTCCAAAGCGAAGGCACCGCGCGAGAGCAGCTGACGCTGGGCGGCGCCCAGGCAGCCTGA
- a CDS encoding Coq4 family protein: MTRTVRNAYTEMFAPDGTVLLHPDRPAAKYRPMRAVRNFQKLMKDKEDTAAVFKIFESLPSKDFLPRIAAFALSERGEQLRASEAWLPDILDDHATLRKTPKGSLAHAYCDFMEAEGLSAAGLVAESDRAGRPRFPDLVEWYINRSRDTHDLFHVLTGYGRDALGEASVLLFTHGQSPSQGHLLIGYAGAANIKKMVKGSKAPVMSAVREAHRIGKGAPPLIEQPIRQLLERPIDEVRAALRIPQPHQYRECHRIWQAEGIDPYDLLASSKPAEPELLAA; the protein is encoded by the coding sequence ATGACCCGAACTGTCCGTAACGCCTATACCGAAATGTTCGCACCTGACGGGACTGTGCTGCTGCACCCCGATCGCCCGGCTGCGAAATATCGGCCGATGCGGGCGGTGCGCAACTTCCAGAAGCTGATGAAGGACAAGGAAGACACCGCAGCGGTCTTCAAGATCTTCGAATCGCTGCCCTCGAAGGATTTCCTGCCCCGCATCGCGGCCTTTGCCCTGTCGGAGCGCGGCGAGCAGCTGCGGGCAAGCGAGGCCTGGCTTCCCGATATCCTCGATGATCACGCGACCTTGCGCAAGACCCCGAAGGGCAGCCTCGCGCACGCCTATTGCGATTTCATGGAAGCCGAAGGCCTGAGCGCAGCCGGCCTTGTGGCTGAAAGCGACCGCGCCGGACGCCCGCGCTTTCCCGATCTCGTCGAATGGTACATTAACCGTTCGCGCGACACGCATGACCTGTTTCACGTCCTCACCGGCTATGGCCGCGATGCGCTGGGCGAGGCTTCGGTGCTGCTGTTCACTCACGGCCAGTCGCCCAGTCAGGGACACCTGCTGATCGGCTATGCAGGTGCGGCCAACATCAAGAAGATGGTCAAGGGCAGCAAGGCTCCGGTGATGAGCGCGGTGCGCGAGGCGCACCGGATCGGCAAGGGCGCGCCGCCGCTGATCGAACAGCCGATCCGCCAGCTGCTCGAACGCCCGATCGACGAGGTGCGCGCGGCTCTGCGCATCCCGCAGCCGCACCAGTATCGCGAATGTCACCGCATCTGGCAGGCCGAGGGCATCGACCCCTATGACCTGCTCGCCAGCAGCAAGCCGGCCGAGCCCGAACTGCTTGCGGCCTGA